The Rhizobium leguminosarum genome includes a region encoding these proteins:
- a CDS encoding type ISP restriction/modification enzyme has protein sequence MQNLAAICQFPEGSVELVGESSLAELATRPDYAVVAHNALVGFIEVKAPGKGADPRRFSDPHDKAQWKKLRSLPNLLYTDGNAFSLWRDGELRGSVIYLQGDVEASGSSLSAPATLLPLIADFLSWRPIPPSNPKQLAEISARLCRFLRDEVVEQMSRGSSALTELAKDWRVLLFPQATDEEFADGYAQAVTFGLLVARAKNISLAGGIDHAAHELRKTDSLIGTALRLLTDDTANQDALKTSLGTLTRVLEEVNWSSLSKGHTDAWLYFYEDFLEVYDNALRKRTGSYYTPPEVVDAMVRLVDDALRSPELFDRRAGFASPDVIVADPAVGTGTFLLGILRKIEEVIEEDQGPGAVAEAISAAAHRLIGFEIQFGPFAVAQLRLLAEMHALTHSALVPGLRLFITDTLGNPYAEEERLPQILQPIGKSRRDANAVKRGEPITVVIGNPPYKEKAKGRGGWIEAGSDGRMAPMDRWSPPKEWGVGAHTKHLKNLYIYFWRWATWKVFGSGVAETTGETETDRAGIVCFITAAGFLNGPGFEKMRDDLRRDCTEIWVIDCSPEGHQPDVPTRIFEGVQQPLCIVLAARKPAKDRSLPARMRFYSLPEGKRDEKFRALAQVALNGPHWSDGPSGWRDPFLPVSRGAWSGYPLVEELFSYNGSGVMPGRTWVIAPDAETLAKRWKALTQQKDPEKREALFHPHQNGDKTSTKSSSKGLPGHEERLESVAKDSAPVIAPVRYAFRSLDRQWIIPDNRLLNRPNPTLWAAHSTRQVYLTCLEAHSPTSGPAISFSGQVPDLHHYKGSFGGRVFPLWRDAGASASNVKPAFTDYLSTALGVEVLPEDVLAYLAAVMAHPAFVERFSSDLVRPKLRVPITADVAVFKKALSIGEEVIWLHCYGERFANPLNGRPSGPPRLPKGQGPFVPLGGAIPGAPQALPDVMEYDPASKRLKIGGGFIDNVPERVWNYEISGKNVLRQWFSYRRLDRSKPIIGDRRPPSALDHIQPDHWIAEYTTDLLDLLHVVGRLVSLEERQGDLLNQVCDGPLLASETLAAAGALASVGTSGGHVATNSAQKDLFSM, from the coding sequence ATGCAGAATCTCGCTGCGATCTGCCAGTTTCCCGAAGGCTCCGTCGAGTTGGTGGGCGAGTCCTCTTTGGCGGAACTTGCTACCCGTCCAGATTATGCCGTCGTCGCCCATAACGCGCTTGTAGGATTTATTGAGGTTAAAGCCCCGGGCAAGGGTGCTGACCCCCGACGCTTCAGTGATCCTCACGATAAAGCCCAGTGGAAGAAGCTCAGATCCCTCCCCAATCTCCTTTATACCGACGGTAATGCGTTCAGCCTTTGGAGAGATGGAGAGCTGAGAGGCTCGGTTATTTACCTCCAAGGTGATGTAGAGGCCAGCGGATCTTCTCTTTCTGCTCCTGCTACCCTGTTGCCACTTATCGCTGATTTCTTGTCGTGGCGTCCGATTCCGCCAAGCAACCCTAAACAGTTGGCCGAGATCTCAGCTCGGCTTTGCCGTTTCCTTAGGGATGAAGTTGTTGAGCAGATGTCTCGAGGCAGTAGTGCGCTGACGGAACTGGCGAAGGATTGGAGGGTCCTGTTGTTTCCCCAGGCAACGGATGAAGAATTTGCCGATGGCTACGCTCAGGCGGTGACCTTTGGTCTTCTGGTCGCCCGCGCCAAAAATATCTCTTTAGCGGGGGGGATTGACCATGCAGCTCACGAGCTTCGCAAGACAGACTCGTTGATTGGGACTGCATTGCGATTGCTTACCGACGACACCGCCAATCAGGATGCTCTTAAGACCTCACTTGGGACGCTTACGCGGGTACTGGAGGAAGTTAATTGGTCGTCGCTAAGCAAAGGCCATACTGATGCGTGGCTATATTTTTATGAAGATTTTCTAGAAGTCTACGACAACGCGCTTCGGAAGCGTACAGGTTCATACTACACGCCGCCTGAAGTAGTCGACGCTATGGTTCGCCTGGTTGATGATGCCTTACGGAGCCCCGAGTTGTTCGATCGACGCGCTGGCTTTGCATCTCCAGATGTGATTGTCGCTGACCCTGCTGTAGGTACCGGGACCTTTCTTCTGGGCATCCTCCGTAAGATTGAGGAAGTAATCGAGGAGGATCAAGGTCCCGGGGCCGTTGCTGAAGCCATTAGCGCTGCAGCACATCGATTGATAGGCTTCGAAATCCAGTTCGGGCCGTTTGCCGTCGCGCAGCTTCGCTTACTCGCCGAAATGCACGCTTTGACGCATTCCGCGCTAGTCCCGGGCTTAAGGCTATTCATCACCGACACCCTCGGCAATCCGTACGCAGAAGAGGAGCGTCTGCCTCAGATTCTTCAGCCTATTGGTAAGTCGCGACGAGATGCAAATGCCGTCAAGAGAGGTGAACCGATCACCGTCGTAATTGGTAATCCGCCTTACAAGGAAAAGGCGAAAGGACGGGGCGGCTGGATTGAAGCGGGCAGTGATGGGCGCATGGCCCCGATGGATCGCTGGTCTCCCCCAAAGGAATGGGGGGTCGGTGCGCACACGAAACACCTAAAGAACCTCTATATCTATTTCTGGCGCTGGGCGACGTGGAAGGTGTTTGGTTCGGGGGTAGCCGAAACGACCGGTGAGACCGAGACCGACCGCGCAGGGATCGTCTGTTTCATCACCGCCGCTGGATTCTTGAACGGCCCAGGGTTTGAGAAAATGCGTGACGATCTGCGACGCGACTGCACTGAAATCTGGGTCATCGATTGCTCGCCAGAAGGACATCAGCCCGATGTTCCAACCCGCATTTTCGAAGGCGTACAGCAGCCTCTGTGCATCGTGCTCGCCGCTCGGAAGCCTGCCAAGGACCGGTCTCTCCCTGCAAGGATGCGCTTCTACTCTTTGCCGGAAGGCAAGCGAGACGAAAAGTTCAGGGCGCTGGCACAAGTCGCACTGAATGGTCCGCATTGGTCAGACGGGCCATCAGGTTGGCGCGATCCTTTCCTGCCAGTGTCCCGGGGCGCATGGAGTGGCTACCCGTTGGTGGAAGAGTTGTTCAGTTACAACGGCTCTGGAGTGATGCCCGGCCGCACTTGGGTTATCGCTCCCGACGCGGAAACTTTGGCGAAGCGTTGGAAAGCATTGACTCAGCAGAAAGACCCGGAAAAGCGGGAGGCGTTGTTTCACCCCCATCAGAATGGTGACAAGACTTCCACGAAATCGTCAAGCAAAGGCCTACCGGGCCACGAAGAAAGATTGGAAAGCGTCGCGAAGGACTCGGCACCCGTGATTGCTCCGGTCAGGTATGCTTTTAGATCGCTTGATAGACAGTGGATTATTCCGGACAACCGTCTGCTGAATCGACCGAATCCCACGCTCTGGGCAGCGCATTCTACTCGCCAGGTATATTTGACTTGCTTAGAGGCGCACTCACCAACGTCCGGTCCTGCAATTTCATTCAGCGGCCAGGTACCTGATCTTCATCACTATAAAGGGTCGTTTGGGGGCCGTGTGTTTCCTTTATGGAGAGATGCGGGGGCGTCGGCTTCGAATGTAAAGCCCGCTTTCACAGACTATCTCTCGACTGCCCTTGGGGTCGAAGTTTTGCCGGAAGACGTCCTTGCTTACTTAGCCGCCGTAATGGCGCATCCCGCCTTTGTCGAGCGCTTCTCTTCTGATCTTGTTCGTCCTAAACTGCGCGTACCGATCACAGCAGATGTTGCGGTTTTCAAGAAGGCGCTCTCCATCGGGGAAGAAGTCATTTGGTTGCATTGCTATGGTGAGCGCTTCGCTAATCCACTAAACGGGCGGCCGTCGGGGCCACCACGCCTGCCGAAGGGGCAAGGGCCTTTCGTCCCGCTAGGTGGAGCTATTCCAGGTGCCCCTCAGGCCCTTCCGGACGTAATGGAATATGATCCAGCATCAAAACGCCTAAAGATCGGTGGTGGCTTCATTGATAATGTGCCCGAGCGAGTCTGGAATTACGAGATCTCTGGCAAGAATGTACTGCGCCAATGGTTCAGCTACCGAAGGCTAGATCGGTCGAAACCGATTATCGGAGATCGCCGTCCGCCATCCGCGCTTGATCATATTCAGCCCGACCATTGGATAGCGGAATATACGACAGATTTGCTTGATCTGCTTCATGTGGTGGGTAGGCTGGTTTCCCTTGAAGAGCGGCAGGGAGATCTACTGAATCAGGTTTGCGACGGGCCACTGTTGGCATCGGAAACTCTCGCCGCCGCCGGTGCATTAGCGAGTGTTGGGACAAGCGGCGGTCATGTGGCCACCAACAGCGCTCAAAAGGATCTCTTCTCGATGTGA
- a CDS encoding DUF262 domain-containing protein, with translation MRECYEGKLQLPDFQRGWVWDQDRIIDLLASISEGFPVGALMTLDASGEVSFAVRPVEGAPAPVKPLEAYLLDGQQRMTSLYQSTFSQMPVATQTAKKQPTKVHFYFDIQAALDPNVARSEAVIAVPEDRVIRENFGRDVKLDLSCEEYEFDALHFPIDRIFDENRWQISAAQWMARDPIARQEKWEMINRFAQEVVNNFTSYHVPVIKLGKDTSRAAVCLVFEKVNTGGKPLDAFELVTAMYASEEFHLRDDWKARRERLIAQKVLAKIEPVEFLQAISLLHTKERRNEAVAKGAEPPAISATRNSLLQVPLDAYKKLAGKVEAGYVAAAKFLHSLKIFNSRDLPYQTQLVPLAAILAELGSTWENDAVRQKLAKWYWCGVFGELYGSAVESRFALDIRDFAPWINGGAEPQTVQRASFEEKRLRTLRSRLSAAYKGVHALLMKSGAEDFKSGQPYVQTVFFDENVDIHHIFPEAWCKSEKIEPAIYNSIVNKTPLASATNRMLGGVAPSAYLGRLHKGNDSNPPIAADRLSAILKSHEIDEALLTSDNFTDFMDDRRSKLLAMIEAAMGKDVVRENILPMGREDDYYGEEELEEAA, from the coding sequence ATGCGTGAATGCTACGAGGGCAAGCTGCAATTGCCTGATTTTCAGCGCGGATGGGTTTGGGATCAGGACCGAATAATTGATCTGCTTGCCTCGATCTCCGAGGGGTTTCCCGTGGGCGCTCTAATGACACTGGATGCGTCCGGGGAGGTGTCATTCGCAGTGCGCCCAGTCGAGGGTGCGCCCGCACCGGTCAAGCCTCTTGAGGCGTACCTATTGGATGGCCAGCAGCGAATGACCTCGCTCTATCAGTCGACCTTCTCACAGATGCCGGTGGCCACGCAGACGGCCAAAAAGCAACCGACAAAGGTGCACTTCTATTTCGATATCCAGGCCGCGCTTGATCCCAACGTAGCGCGTTCCGAGGCCGTGATTGCTGTGCCGGAAGACCGGGTCATCCGCGAGAATTTCGGCCGCGACGTGAAGCTCGATCTGTCATGCGAAGAGTATGAATTCGATGCTCTTCATTTTCCGATTGATCGGATCTTCGACGAAAACCGATGGCAGATTTCGGCGGCGCAGTGGATGGCGAGGGATCCCATCGCTCGGCAAGAGAAATGGGAGATGATCAATCGCTTCGCGCAGGAGGTCGTAAACAACTTCACATCCTACCATGTTCCCGTCATCAAATTAGGAAAGGACACGTCGCGTGCAGCCGTGTGCCTGGTCTTCGAGAAGGTCAACACGGGCGGCAAGCCGCTGGACGCATTTGAGCTGGTCACGGCCATGTATGCGTCAGAGGAATTTCATCTGCGGGACGATTGGAAGGCGCGCCGTGAACGATTGATCGCACAGAAGGTTCTAGCGAAGATCGAGCCGGTCGAATTCCTACAGGCCATTTCGCTACTTCACACCAAGGAGCGCCGGAACGAGGCAGTTGCCAAGGGGGCGGAACCGCCGGCGATCAGCGCTACCCGCAACAGCCTCCTACAGGTGCCGCTGGATGCTTATAAGAAGTTGGCCGGTAAGGTCGAGGCGGGCTATGTCGCAGCGGCCAAGTTCCTTCACTCACTGAAGATCTTTAACTCACGCGACCTGCCGTATCAGACGCAACTCGTTCCGCTGGCCGCCATCCTGGCTGAGCTTGGCTCGACTTGGGAAAATGACGCTGTTCGCCAGAAACTGGCCAAATGGTACTGGTGCGGGGTCTTTGGGGAGTTGTACGGCTCAGCGGTTGAAAGCCGCTTCGCGCTCGACATTCGAGACTTTGCGCCTTGGATCAACGGAGGAGCCGAACCGCAGACCGTGCAGCGTGCAAGCTTCGAAGAAAAGCGCCTTCGCACACTTCGCTCACGCCTTTCTGCCGCATACAAGGGCGTCCATGCCCTGCTGATGAAGTCCGGGGCAGAGGATTTCAAATCTGGCCAGCCCTACGTCCAGACAGTCTTCTTCGACGAGAACGTCGATATTCATCACATTTTTCCGGAAGCTTGGTGCAAGAGCGAGAAAATTGAACCGGCGATCTACAACAGCATCGTCAACAAGACCCCGCTGGCATCCGCCACCAACCGTATGCTGGGCGGTGTTGCGCCATCCGCATACCTAGGGCGGCTCCACAAGGGGAACGACAGCAATCCCCCGATTGCTGCTGACCGGTTGTCCGCCATTCTCAAAAGCCATGAGATCGACGAAGCATTGCTGACGTCCGACAATTTCACCGACTTCATGGATGATCGCCGCTCCAAACTGCTGGCCATGATCGAGGCTGCCATGGGCAAAGATGTCGTACGCGAGAACATTCTTCCTATGGGTAGAGAGGACGACTATTACGGGGAGGAGGAGCTAGAAGAAGCAGCCTGA
- a CDS encoding PHP domain-containing protein: MKKIDLHIHTKTSSQDRDFVFSEHNIKRYVRDAELDCIAITNHNLFDREQFEKIRSVLDILVIPGIEVDIEKFHILVLADGRDLDGFSSRCDEVARKWHTTGLPLRHEEFESILGDLRQYILIPHYLKDPKISPESLERFGGHIHCGEVSSPKKFMACHKDPEMLVPVFFSDCRISDTLSDLPTKQTYVDCEELTFGTLRQVLKDRDKVSLSTIGGNRYFQIFPDGQKLSTGLNVVLGDRSSGKSYTLQRIYDWFGAENTRYIRQFDLVARNEVEDERKFKDFLSEKTSLFSREYLADLQGAVGHMLEIDLKSDMESVEQYVSTLLNYARDTSRHDAFSKATIYNEELFQQKNLSGLENLISSTKRLVSNVEYRLIIDKHIPQAALKALYVELMMTYCTQKESNLKKDWVNTVIQDIKARLQRKSSAPSVTDVDLLRVATNKRGIARFEELVKAARKAKIPLRKKKGSFEIVAQVGPFMRVSELKDLSRSQKGFSAAFEKYDKPYEFLQELRNIGSPVEASDFSKYLVKVEYKILNKDGLVASGGERSEFFLLDKIEGASSADVLLIDEPESSFDNHFLKAEVNEIIKEMSRKMPVVVVTHNNTVGVSIRPDYILYTQKAVEGTEIKWRIFSGPPTSKKLVSADGLELQTRDILLGNLEAGVKTYEERSATYADLKD, from the coding sequence TTGAAAAAAATCGATTTGCACATCCATACCAAAACTAGCTCTCAAGATCGAGATTTTGTGTTTAGCGAACACAATATTAAGCGGTATGTGCGCGATGCTGAATTGGACTGCATTGCCATTACAAACCACAATCTCTTTGATAGAGAGCAATTTGAGAAAATCAGGTCAGTTCTGGATATCCTTGTTATTCCAGGGATAGAAGTTGATATCGAAAAATTTCACATCTTAGTCTTGGCCGACGGACGAGATTTGGATGGATTTTCTTCCCGATGCGATGAGGTGGCGCGAAAATGGCATACGACTGGATTGCCCCTTCGGCATGAAGAGTTTGAGTCGATTCTGGGCGACCTCCGTCAGTACATCCTTATTCCTCACTATCTGAAGGACCCGAAAATTAGTCCTGAAAGTTTGGAGAGGTTCGGAGGTCATATTCACTGTGGCGAAGTCAGTAGCCCTAAAAAATTCATGGCTTGCCACAAAGACCCTGAGATGCTCGTCCCAGTATTTTTCAGCGACTGCCGAATTAGCGACACCCTTTCCGACCTCCCTACCAAGCAAACATATGTTGATTGTGAGGAGCTAACGTTCGGCACTCTGCGACAAGTTCTAAAGGACAGAGATAAGGTGTCTTTGTCTACCATTGGCGGGAACAGATACTTCCAGATATTTCCCGACGGTCAGAAGCTTTCAACTGGACTGAATGTTGTTTTGGGCGATCGGTCGTCAGGAAAATCTTATACGCTGCAAAGGATATACGATTGGTTTGGAGCCGAGAACACTAGATATATACGACAGTTCGATCTTGTGGCCCGCAATGAAGTGGAAGACGAAAGGAAATTCAAGGATTTTCTAAGTGAAAAAACCAGCCTTTTTTCTCGGGAGTATCTGGCGGATTTGCAAGGAGCGGTTGGCCATATGCTTGAAATCGACCTCAAATCGGACATGGAATCCGTGGAACAATATGTGTCCACGTTACTAAATTATGCACGCGACACAAGTAGGCATGACGCGTTCTCGAAAGCTACGATTTATAATGAGGAACTATTTCAACAAAAAAATCTATCTGGCTTGGAGAATCTAATATCATCGACAAAAAGACTGGTCAGTAACGTTGAGTATAGATTAATAATTGATAAGCACATTCCACAGGCTGCACTAAAGGCGCTGTATGTCGAATTGATGATGACTTACTGCACCCAGAAAGAGAGTAACCTAAAAAAAGACTGGGTAAATACTGTCATTCAAGACATCAAGGCGAGGCTTCAGAGAAAGTCATCCGCGCCTAGTGTGACGGATGTTGACCTTCTGAGAGTCGCAACCAACAAAAGAGGGATAGCCAGATTCGAAGAGCTGGTGAAAGCGGCCCGCAAGGCCAAAATTCCGCTTCGGAAGAAAAAAGGCAGTTTTGAGATTGTTGCTCAGGTCGGCCCATTTATGAGGGTGAGCGAACTTAAAGACCTTTCCAGATCGCAGAAAGGCTTCAGTGCCGCCTTCGAGAAGTACGATAAGCCCTATGAATTCCTGCAGGAGCTCCGAAACATTGGATCTCCAGTTGAAGCTTCTGATTTCAGCAAATATCTGGTCAAGGTTGAATATAAGATTCTCAACAAGGATGGGCTCGTTGCTTCTGGGGGAGAAAGGTCGGAATTTTTCTTGCTAGATAAGATAGAAGGAGCAAGCTCCGCAGATGTCCTGCTCATAGATGAACCAGAATCGTCATTCGACAACCATTTCCTGAAGGCTGAAGTTAATGAAATTATAAAAGAAATGTCCAGAAAGATGCCCGTTGTCGTGGTCACCCACAATAACACCGTAGGAGTTTCGATCCGCCCAGATTACATCCTCTATACTCAGAAAGCAGTAGAGGGCACAGAGATCAAGTGGCGAATTTTCTCCGGGCCTCCAACGAGCAAGAAACTTGTCTCTGCAGATGGATTAGAACTGCAAACAAGGGACATACTTCTTGGAAACTTGGAGGCAGGAGTGAAAACTTACGAAGAGCGGAGTGCGACCTATGCAGATCTTAAAGATTGA
- a CDS encoding recombinase family protein, whose amino-acid sequence MTKIGYARVSTADQDFEIQQQRLQSEGCVIIRAEKVSGASREGRTELATIIEFLREGDELVVTRLDRLGRDTRDVLNIVHECEQRGAFVTILDPHVSTRGEMGHVILTVLGMVAQMERRFIKERQREGIARARQAGAYHGGKARLNHELIRTLHHHGIGASEIARRAACSRMQVYRILAASDHEIVEK is encoded by the coding sequence ATGACGAAAATCGGTTATGCCCGGGTCAGCACGGCTGATCAGGATTTCGAAATACAGCAGCAACGTCTGCAGAGTGAGGGCTGCGTGATCATCCGCGCAGAAAAGGTTTCCGGCGCCAGCCGCGAGGGGCGAACGGAACTCGCAACTATTATCGAGTTCCTTCGTGAAGGTGACGAGTTGGTGGTCACGCGGCTGGATCGTCTTGGGCGCGACACCCGCGATGTCCTCAACATCGTTCACGAGTGCGAGCAACGAGGAGCATTCGTGACGATACTCGACCCGCATGTGTCGACACGCGGTGAAATGGGGCACGTCATTCTCACTGTCCTCGGCATGGTCGCACAAATGGAGCGTCGATTTATTAAAGAGCGTCAGCGAGAAGGTATTGCCCGCGCAAGACAAGCTGGAGCGTACCATGGGGGTAAGGCTCGCCTGAACCACGAGCTAATCCGCACGCTTCATCATCACGGAATTGGAGCTTCCGAAATCGCGAGAAGGGCTGCTTGCTCGCGAATGCAGGTGTATCGAATATTGGCCGCCTCTGACCATGAAATTGTTGAAAAATAA
- the trxA gene encoding thioredoxin, which yields MATVKVDINNFQSEVLESAEPVVVDFWAEWCGPCKMIAPSLEKIAVEMEGKVKVAKLNIDENPELAAQFGVRSIPTLAMFKGGEVADISVGAKPKTALSNWISNAA from the coding sequence ATGGCTACCGTGAAAGTCGATATCAATAATTTCCAGTCCGAAGTTCTGGAATCAGCAGAACCCGTCGTCGTCGATTTCTGGGCTGAATGGTGCGGCCCGTGCAAGATGATTGCTCCGAGCCTCGAAAAAATCGCCGTCGAGATGGAAGGCAAGGTCAAGGTCGCCAAGCTGAATATCGATGAGAACCCGGAACTCGCTGCACAGTTCGGTGTGCGCTCCATTCCGACGCTTGCGATGTTCAAGGGCGGCGAAGTTGCAGATATCTCGGTTGGCGCAAAGCCGAAGACGGCTCTTTCGAACTGGATTTCGAACGCTGCCTGA
- a CDS encoding acyl carrier protein yields the protein MKQTIRDLVAKFGKLPVSIDQVADDADLYAAGLTSFASVQLMLGIEEAFDIDFPDNLLNRKSFASISAIARTVDLIRDSGEVA from the coding sequence ATGAAACAGACAATCCGCGACCTCGTCGCCAAATTCGGCAAGCTTCCTGTGTCGATCGACCAAGTTGCCGACGATGCCGATCTTTATGCGGCAGGTCTGACGTCCTTTGCCTCGGTGCAGCTGATGCTTGGCATCGAAGAGGCCTTCGACATCGACTTTCCCGACAATCTCCTGAACCGCAAATCCTTCGCGAGCATCTCGGCCATCGCCAGGACCGTCGATCTCATCCGGGACAGCGGGGAGGTCGCGTGA
- a CDS encoding reverse transcriptase N-terminal domain-containing protein, translating to MRKSSANGTKGQTDWNAINWRQVNRRVRNLRQRTFRASRETSPRSVLYRN from the coding sequence GTGCGGAAATCCTCTGCAAACGGAACCAAGGGACAGACCGATTGGAATGCCATCAACTGGCGGCAGGTCAATCGACGCGTTCGCAATCTGAGACAGCGTACCTTCCGGGCGTCCCGTGAGACCTCGCCAAGGTCCGTTCTCTACAGAAACTGA